The Zootoca vivipara chromosome 4, rZooViv1.1, whole genome shotgun sequence genome has a segment encoding these proteins:
- the SLITRK6 gene encoding SLIT and NTRK-like protein 6 has translation MTMKLWIITLSLMGVACDVLQSKPALPSTIGSCDMLCSCEEKDGVFNINCEERGIKELSQVHVPPSRPFHLSLLNNSLTMLHVNDFSSFINALSLHLGFNYIVDIEPGAFNGLSLLKQLHINHNSLEVLREDTFHGLENLEFLQADNNFITIIESSAFSKLNRLKVLILNDNAIEFLPSNVFRFVPLTHLDLRGNQLQTLPYVGFLEHIGRILDLQLEDNKWVCNCDLVELKAWLENMPPQSIIGDVVCHSPPILKGSILSRLKKESLCPTHPTNDLDAPSGSLPLVVTTSISDSHYSTKVIPIFRVPTRETALTLHVTKPATLLPGVYCPIPCQCTSNILSGILMQCQEQNIESLSDLGPPPPNPKKLILAGNIIQTLLKSDLVDYGSLDLLHLGSNRIEILEEGSFLNLTRLQKLYLNGNHLTKLSRNLFLGLQRLEYLYLEYNFIKEVLPGTFHPMPKLKVLYLNNNLLQTLPAHIFSGVPLARLNLKTNQFAHLPVGNVLDDLDLLVQLELEDNPWDCTCDSVGLQQWIQKLNRNTMTGDIFCTSPRHLAKKKLKSLNSDVLCPGINSPSSATHASFIDVTTSPTTANTADTILRSLTDAIPLSVLILGLLIVFVTIIFCAAGIVVLVLHRRRRYKKKHADEQMRDNSPVQLQYSMYGHKTTHHTTERPATSLYEQRMLSPMVQVYRSPSFSPKFTDHQQEMNDKEMNDSKHLRRGLLEREHSSPLTGSNVKYKATDQSAEFLSFQDASSLYRNILEKERELQQLGITEYLRKNIAQLHPDMEVHYPGAHEELKLMETLMYSRPRKVLLEQTKNEYFELKANLHAEPDYLEVLEQQT, from the coding sequence ATGACCATGAAGCTCTGGATAATTACGTTAAGTTTGATGGGGGTTGCTTGTGATGTACTACAGTCCAAACCAGCTTTACCTTCAACTATTGGCTCTTGTGATATGCTGTGTTCTTGTGAGGAAAAGGATGGTGTCTTTAATATAAACTGCGAAGAAAGAGGCATCAAGGAGTTATCGCAAGTACATGTTCCACCATCCCGGCCTTTCCACCTTAGTCTCCTCAACAACAGTTTGACCATGTTACATGTGAATGACTTCTCCAGCTTCATCAACGCTCTCTCACTCCATCTTGGATTTAACTACATTGTAGACATTGAACCAGGAGCATTTAATGGACTAAGTCTCCTTAAGCAACTTCATATCAATCATAACTCGTTAGAAGTACTTAGGGAAGACACATTCCATGGGCTGGAGAACTTGGAATTCCTTCAAGCCGACAACAATTTCATCACAATAATTGAATCAAGTGCCTTCAGCAAGCTCAACAGGCTAAAGGTGCTCATTTTAAATGACAATGCCATTGAGTTTCTTCCTTCCAACGTATTTCGCTTTGTGCCATTAACTCACTTGGATCTCCGTGGGAACCAGCTGCAGACTCTACCTTATGTTGGTTTTTTAGAACATATTGGTAGAATTCTAGACCTTCAGTTGGAAGATAACAAATGGGTCTGCAATTGCGACCTGGTGGAGTTGAAAGCTTGGTTAGAAAACATGCCTCCTCAGTCCATAATAGGTGATGTTGTATGCCACAGCCCTCCCATTTTGAAAGGCAGCATTTTaagcagattaaaaaaagaatcccTCTGTCCCACTCACCCTACAAATGATCTTGATGCCCCATCAGGGTCCTTACCCTTGGTGGTTACCACGTCAATAAGTGATAGTCACTACTCAACCAAGGTAATACCTATTTTTAGGGTTCCTACCAGGGAAACTGCTTTAACACTTCACGTAACAAAGCCAGCTACTCTGCTTCCTGGTGTATATTGTCCGATCCCTTGTCAGTGCACTAGCAATATCCTTTCAGGGATTTTAATGCAATGCCAGGAACAAAACATTGAAAGCCTGTCAGATTTAGGGCCTCCTCCTCCAAATCCTAAAAAGCTTATACTAGCTGGAAATATAATTCAGACATTACTGAAATCAGACCTTGTAGACTATGGCAGCCTAGACTTGCTTCACTTGGGAAGCAACCGTATTGAAATACTAGAAGAAGGATCCTTCCTCAATCTCACCAGATTGCAGAAATTATATCTCAATGGGAATCATCTCACCAAGCTGAGTCGTAATTTATTTTTAGGCCTGCAGCGCCTTGAGTATTTGTATCTTGAATATAATTTCATCAAGGAGGTCTTACCGGGGACATTTCATCCCATGCCTAAACTAAAGGtcctttatttaaataataacctTCTTCAGACTTTGCCAGCCCACATTTTTTCTGGAGTTCCTCTAGCCAGGCTAAATCTGAAAACCAACCAGTTTGCACATTTGCCTGTAGGGAATGTCTTAGATGATCTGGATTTACTCGTACAACTTGAGCTAGAAGACAACCCTTGGGATTGTACTTGTGACTCAGTTGGGCTGCAGCAATGGATACAAAAGCTGAACAGAAACACAATGACGGGCGACATTTTCTGCACATCTCCAAGGCATTTAGCTAAAAAGAAACTGAAATCTCTGAATAGTGATGTGCTATGTCCCGGAATAAACAGCCCATCTTCCGCAACTCATGCTAGCTTCATAGATGTCACCACGTCACCAACCACCGCCAATACGGCAGACACTATTCTGCGATCACTTACCGATGCCATTCCTCTTTCGGTTTTAATCCTGGGGCTTTTGATAGTCTTTGTAACCATCATTTTTTGCGCAGCTGGGATCGTCGTCCTTGTTCTACACCGGCGGAGAAGGTACAAAAAGAAGCACGCAGACGAACAGATGCGGGACAACAGCCCAGTGCAGCTTCAGTACAGCATGTATGGTCACAAAACGACACACCACACCACTGAGCGCCCGGCCACAAGCTTGTATGAGCAGCGTATGCTCAGCCCCATGGTGCAAGTTTATCGAAGCCCATCTTTCAGCCCCAAATTTACAGACCATCAACAGGAGATGAATGACAAGGAGATGAATGATTCCAAACATCTCCGCAGAGGCCTCTTGGAGAGGGAGCACTCCTCCCCTCTGACGGGGTCAAATGTCAAATATAAAGCTACAGACCAATCGGCTGAGTTCCTTTCCTTCCAGGATGCCAGCTCCTTGTACAGGAACATtcttgagaaagaaagagaacttCAGCAACTAGGGATAACTGAGTATCTACGGAAAAACATAGCCCAGTTACACCCTGATATGGAGGTACACTATCCAGGAGCTCACGAGGAACTAAAGCTAATGGAGACACTCATGTACTCCAGACCAAGGAAAGTTTTACTAGAACAGactaaaaatgaatattttgaactCAAAGCCAACCTGCATGCTGAACCTGATTACCTGGAGGTCTTGGAACAGCAAACATAA